TCCAGCTATGTCAAGAGAGGAAGCTATTCAATCCATCGAAGTAGGAATTGAAGTTGCAACGAACGAAATAAGAAACGGAGCAGATGTTCTTGGAACTGGTGAAATGGGTATTGGGAATACAACACCAAGTGCGGCTATCCTATCCGTGCTTCATGCCTGTCATCCAAATATAGTAACAGGACTAGGTGCAGGTGTTGGAGCTGGGGGAATTACGCATAAGGTGGAGGTTATTCAACATGCTATTGCACTAAACAAGCCTAATCGCCACGATGCTATTGATATTCTTGCAAAAGTTGGTGGCTTAGAAATAGGTGCTATGGCTGGAATTGTACTTGCGGCTGCTGCAAATCGCAAACCTGTTGTAATTGATGGCTTTATTTCTACGGTTGCTGCTCTCATTGCCTTTGAGCTTGAGCCAAAAGTAAAGGACTACATCATTCCTTCCCATGCCTCAGAAGAACCAGGGGCTAAAATAGCAGCCAAGTTGCTAGGGGTAGAACCAATGCTACATATGAATATGCGTTTAGGAGAAGGCTCTGGTGCAGCTTTAGCCTTTCCAATTTTAGATGCAGCATGCTCAATGATGAAAAATATGGCAACACTTGAGGAATCTGTAGTGCTAGTAGAATCGAAAGAATAGATCGTAACAAAAAGTATAACAAGCCCATATATTCGAACTATGTGGGCTTGTTACTATTTATAAAATGGCTATGCCCGATTGAGCTTTCGTAAAGGCAAACGCCATTTCTTCATATAGGAAAAAATTCTTAGCACTGTTATTATACCAAATAATCCATATAAAAAGAGGTCGCCTGTCAATACTTCTAGACCAATCATGAGTCCTGCAAGAGCTGCCCAAACCCCGTAAATTTCATCACGTAATACGAGAGGCTTGCGTCTTGCTAATAGATCTCGAACTATGCCGCCTCCTGAACCAGTTAAGACAGCAGCTACAATAACTGCACTAATAGGCATGTCGAGCTTTACAGCATAGAGGGCACCTTGAATAGCAAATGCCGATAAGCCAATGGCATCCGTAAAGTTTCCCCAGCGATGCCAATGCTGAATTAGATGATGTGGAAAAATAAAAAATATAGTAATCGCCGCAAGTGCAATTTGGAACATCATATCCTGTCCCCATAATGTTGTAACAGGCAGGCCAATAAGTAAGTTACGAATTGCTCCAC
This genomic stretch from Lysinibacillus pakistanensis harbors:
- the cobT gene encoding nicotinate-nucleotide--dimethylbenzimidazole phosphoribosyltransferase; the encoded protein is MQLLQHTIKKIQNADSRMMEKAREYIDSLSKPPGSLGKLENLAVQLAGITGELFPKIESKAIIVCAADHGVCEEDVTSNPQKVTFLQTLNFPKGLTGVCAIASITNAKIITVDVGVKEDVPLDAGVILKKIKYGTDNMAKGPAMSREEAIQSIEVGIEVATNEIRNGADVLGTGEMGIGNTTPSAAILSVLHACHPNIVTGLGAGVGAGGITHKVEVIQHAIALNKPNRHDAIDILAKVGGLEIGAMAGIVLAAAANRKPVVIDGFISTVAALIAFELEPKVKDYIIPSHASEEPGAKIAAKLLGVEPMLHMNMRLGEGSGAALAFPILDAACSMMKNMATLEESVVLVESKE
- a CDS encoding trimeric intracellular cation channel family protein, which produces MAWEVFSIIGTIAFAISGAIIAMEEEYDLFGVYILGIVTAFGGGAIRNLLIGLPVTTLWGQDMMFQIALAAITIFFIFPHHLIQHWHRWGNFTDAIGLSAFAIQGALYAVKLDMPISAVIVAAVLTGSGGGIVRDLLARRKPLVLRDEIYGVWAALAGLMIGLEVLTGDLFLYGLFGIITVLRIFSYMKKWRLPLRKLNRA